A region from the Geotrypetes seraphini chromosome 10, aGeoSer1.1, whole genome shotgun sequence genome encodes:
- the MFSD6L gene encoding major facilitator superfamily domain-containing protein 6-like isoform X2, with product MIDAVNPGNGQLLGLLAALNLKRKITVTIPAQQEPVDFAKDRNQTDGTTKHDFFTGRTTTLGTTGKMTQQSTRSRYPEPTLIYKTESSALDLENNSHFLSEMGRNNNSAGDDVRDEGSEIKSQSLVNAYYVADNASRDQKGVQDVNFEVLEDMTFLEGEHKTFLMVLGAVVLWELLASPVEWTADDGLYEYLDFVDAADRHGRLWIWAYLGASGGACGISILVDQLNCFFSVKIPRMAVHFYGYAVFITIALLMSIFYPIHVSKKTEHINKTVKAMGLIGSDGRSILFAVTVFLTGAVGSTAHNFLFWQMQDKGSSELFMGASVAVALTAEILLYVFKNKILRTLSNSWIVALSLSCLSLQFLYYSFLWTSWAVLPIQILSAFSNGALWWAVNASADDIATPGTERALQMVLHGISYGCGASLGSFASGFIVSTFSLMVLYRACSLTVLLWLLLFLAVQSRLPRQKRINYSRLLAADNSDLSDSDDQEKDWLVKAMKDENSHRNW from the exons ATGATTGATGCTGTAAATCCTGGAAATGGCCAGCTTCTTGGACTGTTAGCCGCTCTGAACTTGAAAAG GAAGATAACAGTAACAATTCCAGCTCAGCAAGAGCCAGTGGATTTTGCAAAAGACAGAAATCAAACAGATGGAACAACTAAACATGATTTTTTTACTGGTAGAACGACCACTCTGGGGACAACTGGCAAGATGACACAGCAAAGCACCAGATCAAGGTATCCTGAGCCAACCCTTATATACAAGACAGAATCCAGTGCACTTGATCTAGAAAATAACAGTCATTTCCTTTCAGAGATGGGAAGGAACAATAACTCTGCAGGAGATGATGTTAGAGATGAAGGCAGTGAAATCAAATCTCAATCCTTGGTAAATGCTTACTATGTTGCTGACAACGCTTCCAGAGACCAGAAAGGTGTCCAAGATGTGAATTTTGAGGTCTTGGAAGATATGACTTTTTTAGAAGGTGAACACAAAACATTTCTTATGGTGTTGGGTGCTGTGGTATTGTGGGAACTATTGGCATCTCCTGTAGAATGGACAGCTGATGACGGCCTTTACGAATACCTTGACTTTGTTGATGCGGCTGACAGGCATGGCAGGCTTTGGATTTGGGCATATTTGGGGGCATCCGGAGGAGCTTGCGGCATTTCCATATTAGTGGATCAACTAAACTGTTTCTTTAGTGTTAAAATCCCTCGCATGGCTGTGCATTTCTATGGCTATGCTGTGTTTATAACAATTGCACTTTTAATGAGTATCTTCTATCCCATTCATGTTTCCAAGAAAACTGAGCATATCAATAAAACTGTTAAAGCGATGGGACTGATCGGAAGCGATGGAAGATCAATACTGTTTGCAGTCACAGTCTTCCTGACCGGAGCAGTTGGATCCACTGCACACAACTTTCTCTTCTGGCAAATGCAGGACAAAGGCAGCAGTGAACTATTCATGGGTGCCTCTGTAGCTGTTGCATTGACTGCCGAAATTCTGCTTTATGTTTTTAAGAACAAGATACTGAGGACATTATCCAACAGCTGGATCGTAGCATTAAGTCTAAGTTGTCTCTCACTGCAGTTTCTTTATTATTCTTTCCTGTGGACTTCCTGGGCAGTGTTGCCAATTCAGATTTTGAGCGCATTCAGTAACGGTGCATTATGGTGGGCAGTAAATGCTTCTGCTGATGACATTGCCACTCCTGGAACAGAAAGAGCATTGCAGATGGTATTGCATGGAATCTCCTATGGTTGTGGAGCAAGCTTGGGAAGTTTTGCGAGTGGATTTATCGTAAGCACTTTTAGTTTAATGGTGCTGTACAGAGCATGCTCTCTTACTGTactcctttggcttctcctattCTTAGCTGTCCAGTCCAGATTGCCTCGACAGAAAAGAATAAACTATTCCCGATTGCTGGCGGCAGACAACAGTGACTTGAGTGATTCAGATGATCAAGAAAAGGACTGGCTTGTGAAAGCCATGAAAGATGAAAACTCGCACCGGAACTGGTAG
- the MFSD6L gene encoding major facilitator superfamily domain-containing protein 6-like isoform X1, which yields MSGNKQWDISKALLVASIFHFFHSAGKACVIPFLTIYFRQLGLTAPFVGLIIGIKHLIAVIWAPLCSCLAKTHRKKRILITGSLLSSMGAGLLLTIIPPLSIDMVYKYCNISLHHSDTTITAGITNINSLADVDSTILAPHSTHITNNQPTSPVSMFSRKITVTIPAQQEPVDFAKDRNQTDGTTKHDFFTGRTTTLGTTGKMTQQSTRSRYPEPTLIYKTESSALDLENNSHFLSEMGRNNNSAGDDVRDEGSEIKSQSLVNAYYVADNASRDQKGVQDVNFEVLEDMTFLEGEHKTFLMVLGAVVLWELLASPVEWTADDGLYEYLDFVDAADRHGRLWIWAYLGASGGACGISILVDQLNCFFSVKIPRMAVHFYGYAVFITIALLMSIFYPIHVSKKTEHINKTVKAMGLIGSDGRSILFAVTVFLTGAVGSTAHNFLFWQMQDKGSSELFMGASVAVALTAEILLYVFKNKILRTLSNSWIVALSLSCLSLQFLYYSFLWTSWAVLPIQILSAFSNGALWWAVNASADDIATPGTERALQMVLHGISYGCGASLGSFASGFIVSTFSLMVLYRACSLTVLLWLLLFLAVQSRLPRQKRINYSRLLAADNSDLSDSDDQEKDWLVKAMKDENSHRNW from the coding sequence ATGAGTGGAAATAAACAGTGGGATATTAGTAAAGCCCTGCTTGTGGCCagcatctttcatttctttcacaGTGCAGGGAAAGCCTGTGTGATTCCCTTTTTAACTATTTACTTCCGACAGCTTGGGTTGACAGCACCTTTTGTAGGTCTTATAATTGGAATTAAACATTTAATTGCAGTCATTTGGGCTCCATTGTGCTCCTGTCTTGCCAAAACGCACAGAAAAAAGAGAATTCTCATTACTGGCTCGCTACTGTCTTCTATGGGTGCAGGATTGTTGCTAACAATTATCCCTCCTTTAAGCATTGACATGGTCTACAAGTACTGTAACATAAGCCTGCATCACAGTGATACTACGATTACAGCAGGGATAACGAACATAAATAGCCTTGCTGATGTTGATTCAACCATACTTGCTCCTCATTCCACACATATAACAAACAACCAGCCTACTTctcctgtttctatgttttccAGGAAGATAACAGTAACAATTCCAGCTCAGCAAGAGCCAGTGGATTTTGCAAAAGACAGAAATCAAACAGATGGAACAACTAAACATGATTTTTTTACTGGTAGAACGACCACTCTGGGGACAACTGGCAAGATGACACAGCAAAGCACCAGATCAAGGTATCCTGAGCCAACCCTTATATACAAGACAGAATCCAGTGCACTTGATCTAGAAAATAACAGTCATTTCCTTTCAGAGATGGGAAGGAACAATAACTCTGCAGGAGATGATGTTAGAGATGAAGGCAGTGAAATCAAATCTCAATCCTTGGTAAATGCTTACTATGTTGCTGACAACGCTTCCAGAGACCAGAAAGGTGTCCAAGATGTGAATTTTGAGGTCTTGGAAGATATGACTTTTTTAGAAGGTGAACACAAAACATTTCTTATGGTGTTGGGTGCTGTGGTATTGTGGGAACTATTGGCATCTCCTGTAGAATGGACAGCTGATGACGGCCTTTACGAATACCTTGACTTTGTTGATGCGGCTGACAGGCATGGCAGGCTTTGGATTTGGGCATATTTGGGGGCATCCGGAGGAGCTTGCGGCATTTCCATATTAGTGGATCAACTAAACTGTTTCTTTAGTGTTAAAATCCCTCGCATGGCTGTGCATTTCTATGGCTATGCTGTGTTTATAACAATTGCACTTTTAATGAGTATCTTCTATCCCATTCATGTTTCCAAGAAAACTGAGCATATCAATAAAACTGTTAAAGCGATGGGACTGATCGGAAGCGATGGAAGATCAATACTGTTTGCAGTCACAGTCTTCCTGACCGGAGCAGTTGGATCCACTGCACACAACTTTCTCTTCTGGCAAATGCAGGACAAAGGCAGCAGTGAACTATTCATGGGTGCCTCTGTAGCTGTTGCATTGACTGCCGAAATTCTGCTTTATGTTTTTAAGAACAAGATACTGAGGACATTATCCAACAGCTGGATCGTAGCATTAAGTCTAAGTTGTCTCTCACTGCAGTTTCTTTATTATTCTTTCCTGTGGACTTCCTGGGCAGTGTTGCCAATTCAGATTTTGAGCGCATTCAGTAACGGTGCATTATGGTGGGCAGTAAATGCTTCTGCTGATGACATTGCCACTCCTGGAACAGAAAGAGCATTGCAGATGGTATTGCATGGAATCTCCTATGGTTGTGGAGCAAGCTTGGGAAGTTTTGCGAGTGGATTTATCGTAAGCACTTTTAGTTTAATGGTGCTGTACAGAGCATGCTCTCTTACTGTactcctttggcttctcctattCTTAGCTGTCCAGTCCAGATTGCCTCGACAGAAAAGAATAAACTATTCCCGATTGCTGGCGGCAGACAACAGTGACTTGAGTGATTCAGATGATCAAGAAAAGGACTGGCTTGTGAAAGCCATGAAAGATGAAAACTCGCACCGGAACTGGTAG